ACCTCGAAGCCAGCCTGCACCGCGCCCGTCTTCTCCGCCGTCAGGGCAATCGCAACCGCGCCCTTGCCGCCCTGCGTGAGATCCCGCTCATCAACTTTTGGAACGATCCCGTCCGTGAAGCCTTCGAAATGCGCGCCGAACTGGTCGCCGAAACCGGCCTCTGGGACGAAATGCGCCAGCTCATGAACGTCGTCTCCGGCACCCCCGGCAGCCGCGTCACCACCGCCTCCTCAAACGCCAATTCTCTGTCCATCTCCAACCCCGGTGCCCCCGGCTCCAGCGGACCCACCTACACCGGCGGCGTGCTCATCCTCAGCCGCGTTCTCGCCGAGCACCAGCGCCTCACCGAAGCCCAAAGCCTGCTGCTGCGCGCCGAACGCGCTGTGCGCGACAATACCGAACGCTTCAAACTTCGCCTCGAACAACTCCGCCTCGCCGCCATCAACCCCAGCTGGTCCCCCGCCACCGACCAGCCCCGCATTGCCGCCTGGCTGCGCGCTTTCACCGATGATCGCGACGCCCTCACCGCCATGACCACCTTCCTGCAACGCGAGTCCACCGGTCCCCGCGCCCAGGCCTGGCTGAAGGTTCTCCGTCAGCCCAACCTCCCCCGCCACCCCGTCACCTCCCTCGCCCTCGCCACCTTTGCGCCCCTCCTCACCGACTCCGACCTCACCAACCTCTCCCGTCCTTGGGAAAATCCCGCCACTCCCGTCGAAAACGCCCGCGAACTCACCGTCACCACCCTGCTCAACCATCAAAAACCCCAGTGGGCCCTGCAAACCGCCCTCACCGGCGAAGACGGCGGGTTGCGCAACTCCCCTGCCATCCTTCCCGTCCATCACGCCCTCGGCGACCGCCATTCCATTGACGAACTTTTCGCCCGACTCGTCCGCACCACCTTCCCCGGCAGCTCCAACACCGCCCCCTACGCCGAGGCGTTCGCCCAAATCGGTCGCAACGACCTCGCTGAAGAACTCTACGACTTCTCGCTTCAACGCCTGCGCAACACCGCCAGCAGCCATCCCCCCCTCATCGAAAGCCACGCCCGCTTTCTCCTGCGGCAGCACCGTTACGAAGCCGCCGAAAACCTCCTCCTTAAAGAACACCACGGCATGACCGAAGGCCTCGCCCCCCTGCTCGTCGAACTCTATCGCGGATGGAACAAGCTTGACCAACTCCCCACTCAACTGGCAAAATACCACCTGCCAGACAGCGTGCTGCAAGAAGCCCTGTTCCTGGCCAGCCAGCCACCCGCCCCCGCCCCCGCGCCGCCATCATGATTCTCCGCCCCATCGCCACCTTCCTCCTCCTGTTACTCACGGCCTCCTGCTCCAGCAACGGTTCCAGTGCCAGCAAAGACACCGAACAGCCCCGACTCGAAGGCCGCCTCACCAACGTGAAATGGGACACCTCCCGTCGCAGCAGCTTCGAAGGCACCAACAAAAGCGTCAAAACCGACAAACAATACCGCACCGGAGCCGACTTCCGCACCACCGACTACCGCAGCGGCAAAAAACAAAAGTTCACCTCCGGCAAAAAGGAAATCAAAGAAGGCACTTTCCAGGGGGCCACCAAAACTTCTCGCGACGCCAGCTCCACCTTCAACGGATCAGACGACCAATTTCGCGATTCCGACAGCACCTTCGCCACCAGCAACAGCCGCTTTCAAAACCAGGAAAACCGCAACAGCGGCAGCACCTTCCGCGAATCCGGCAACGTTTTCCGCACCCGCGACGAACCCACCGCCCGCAAAGCCCTGGAGACCAGCAATCGTCCCTACATGGAACAAACCAACAAGCCCGGCTACACCGAAGACGAAGTCAAAAACATCCTGAGAAAGTAGAAGGCTCGTCCCGAGCCTTTCCTTGAAAATCCCACAAGGGCCGGGACGGCCCTTCTACTTTTTTTCACTCCTCATCCTCCGGGCCGCGCTTCTGGATATCCTCCAGCGCATCGCCCACATCGTCTACCGCCTCCCAAACCTCACGCGCCACAAAGATCGGCGCATTTTGTGCCACCGCCAGGGCAATGCTGTCACTCGGACGCGCATCCAGCTCCACCACCTTGCGCTGCTGCACCTCGTTCTCCGCGCTCAAAATGATGCGCGCATAATACACCCCGCCATCCAGCGCATTGATGATCACCCGGTCGATTTTTGCCCCAAACGCCATCATCATATGGCCCACCAGGTCATGCGTCATCGGCCGCTCCTGCACCCGACCGCGCATCGACATGCTGATTGCCTTGCCCACTGATTCATCGACAAAAATCACAAAGGTCTTCTCCTCATTCCCCAAAAACACCGCATGACCCTGGTCCATCGCCAGCACATTGCGCAGCTTCACAGCAACCACATCCTTGTTCATCCCTCCACTCTAGCAAGCCCCCGCCCCCTCTCAAACCCAAATCTCAAATTCAAATCTCGTATCCCAACTCCTTGAACCTCCCCGACGACTCCACATACTTCGCCGCCAGCGCCACGTTGCGCTCCTGTTCCTCCTCACTCAACGCCCGCACCACCTTCGCCGGCGCCCCCATCACCAGCGAGCCATCCGGCACCACCATGCCCTTGGTCACCAATGCTCCCGCCGCAATCACACATCGCGCCCCGATCACCGCCCCGTCCATCACAATCGCCCCCATCCCCACCAGCGTCTCGTCACCAATCGTGCAAGCATGGATGATCGCCCGATGCCCAATGCTCACCCGCGCGCCCACCACTGCGGCAAAATCGTCCGAAACATGCACAATCGTCCCGTCCTGCACGTTGCTCTCAGGCCCGATTTCAATGTGATTGATGTCCCCCCGCAACACACAGCCAAACCAGACACTTGCCCGCGCTCCAATTTTCACCGATCCCACCACCACCGCACCCTTCGCCACGAAGGCAGACGCATCAATTTCAGGCGCATGTTCAGGCAGCAAAAAGCGTTTCATGGAGGAAGCAAAATCTATCGATTTGAAGTTGACGCTACCGTTGAATCCTTTGATAACAACAGCGAAACCTCGCGTGAACTTCCGCTGAGGACGCTACATCAACCCTAGATCACTTCTATAACACATCATGAACAAGGCAGAACTTACTGAAGCCATCCAAAAAATCCTCGGAGGCGACACCTCCAAACGCGCCGCCGGCGAAGCCCTTGACGCCGTCCTCAAAGCCATTGCCAAAGGTGTCAAAACCAGCCCTGTCCAGCTCATCGGCTTCGGCACCTTCAAAGTCGCCAAACGCGCTGCCCGCACCGGTCGCAACCCAAAGACCAAGCAGCCCATGAAGATCAAAGCTTCGAAAACCGTTCGTTTCGTTCCTTCTTCCAAGCTCAAAGCGACTCTGTAATCGAATCTGGGAGAAACTCAGCCCTTTCCAATCGCCTGCCGCCCGTTGTGGTCGCAGGCGATTTTTGTTTCCGCCTCTTACTCCTACTCCTACTCCTCCTCTTACTCCCCACACCCAACACCTCCATCTCCCAGCGTCATCAAATCACCCCACGCACCTCCCCAAAAAATCGTCTTCGTCCTCGTTCTCCTACTCGTCCTCGAAATCCACGCATCTCCAGAGCTGCACGTGTTCAGACCGCAATCTCATTAGGCAGCGAGTCAGCCTCCGACCCGCCAAAGGGGAGTAGGAGTAGGAGTAGGAGTAGGAGTAGGAGGAAGATCCGGCCAAGATCGTCTCTCCTTCCTCGAAATCCCAACGTTCCAGCGAAGCGCTGCGTGGCGAGGACGAGTAGGAGAACGAGGACGAGGACGATTTCCCTCTACTTCTTCACCACCATCGCCTTCGTCGCTCCACCACTGATCCCACCATCCACCAACAGCGTCTGTGCGGTCACATAACGACTCTCCTCGCTTGCCAAAAACAGCAGCGGGCCATCCAAATCATTCACTGCACCCGGACGCTTCACCGGAATCCGGTCACTCAAATACTCCACCCACTCCTGGTTTTCATAAAGCACGGCATTCTGCGCCGTCTTGAACCATCCTGGCGCCAGCACGTTCACCGTGATCCCGTGAATCCCCCAGTCATCCGCCAGACTCATCGCCAGCTGCTTCACCCCACCGCGACTCGCCCCATACGGCGCCAGCCCGGCATATCCCGACACACAAGTCACCGATCCAATCAAAATCACCCGACCATACCCCGCATCAATCATCAGCTCCTTCGCCGCCTGCTGAGCCAGGAAGAAGCTGCCACGCAGGTTGGTGTCCAAAATCAAATTCCAGTCGTCCCAAGTCACGTCCACCGCCGGTTTGCGCACATTGCACCCCGCATTGCACACCAGGATGTCCAGCTTCCCATAAAACGCCTTCGTCTCCTGCATCGCCGCCACAATGCTGTCCAGCGACCGCACATCCAGCTCCACTCCAAGACACCGACGCCCCATCCCCACGATCTTCTCCTGCACATCGCGCAGTGAATCCAGCGTCCGACTGGTGCAAACAATGTCTGCGCCTGCCTCTGCCAGCGTTAACGCAAAACGTTGACCCAACCCACGCGAAGTGCCCGAAACAAAAGCCACCCGACCAGCCAGAGGAAGTGAAGAAGACATACGCCATCCTGTAGCCTCAAATCCCCAATTTCAAATTTCAATCATTCCTCAATCACCCATTCCTTGCAGACAGAGAAAAACCCCTCTCGTCGTCGCGTATACACCCCGCTGCCCGCCTCCTCCTCTTACTCTTACTCCTACTCCTCCTCCCTCATGCAAACCTTCCGACTCCTCTTCCCCCTCGCGCTTCTGTTCCTCCACATTCCCATCCCCCTCCCCGCTCAAGACCTCCCCGCACAAGACCTCAAAGACCTCAAGGGCTACTTCCCGTTCAATCCCCCAACTTCCCTCACCGCATGGGAGCCCCGCAAAACCTACGTCCGCCGCCAGATCCTCGTCTCCCAAGGCCTCTGGCCGTTACCCACCAAAACCCCGCTCAACCCCGTCATCCACAGCCCCATCGACTGCGGCACCTACACCATTGAAAAAGTCTACTTCCAAAGTGCCCCCGGACTCTTCGTCACTGGCAATCTCTACCGACCCAAAAATCCCCGAGGCAAAGTCCCCGGCATCCTCTTCGCCCACGGCCACCGTAAAGACGCCCGATTCGATCTCGAACCCGAACTCACCGTCCGCAAAAACATCGCCATCGGCGCCGAACGCTTCACCCGCGGCGGACAAAGCACCTTTCAATCCCTCTGCCACCAACTCGCCTCCATGGGCTGCGTCGTCTGGCAATGGGACATGCTCAGCGACTCCGACGCCCAACAGTTCTCCGAAGAAATTGTCCACAAATTCGCCAAACAACGCCCCGAGATGAACACCGTCGAAAACTGGGGCCTCTACAGTCCGCAAGCCGAAGCCCACCTCCAAAACATCATGGGCATCCAAACCTGGAACGCCATCCGCAGCCTCGACTTCCTTCTCACCCTTCCCGAGGTCGACCCCACCCGCACCGCCATCACCGGAGCCAGCGGAGGCGGCACCCAAACCATGCTTCTCGCCGCCATCGACGACCGCATCCAGCTTTCCTTCCCCGTCGTCATGGTCAGCACCGCCATGCAAGGCGGCTGCACCTGTGAAAACGCCTCCCTTCTTCGCATCAACACCGGCAACGTCGAATTCGCTGCCCTCTTCGCCCCCAAACCCCAAGGCATGAACAGCGCCGACGACTGGACGAAAGAAATGGCCACCAAAGGCTTCCCGGAGCTTCAAAAACTCTACCAACTCTACAACGCCCCCAAGGATCACCTCCTCCTCCAACGAGGCGAAATCTTTCCCCACGCCTACAACGCCGTCAGCCGCTCCGCGTTTTACACCTTTCTCAATCACCACTTCAAACTCGGCTTCGAATCCCCCATCATCGAAACCGATTTCGAACCGCTCACCCGCGAGCAACTCACCGTCTGGAATGCCGAGCACCCCGCCCCCAAATCCAACGGCACCGACTTCGAACGCACCCTCCTCCGCTGGTTCGATGACGACGCCCAAAAACAGCTCCAACACCCCCAAGCCCTCAAACAAATCATCGCCCCCGCCCTCGAAGTGATGATCGGCCGCACCTACGCCCAAGCCGGTGAAGTCACCTGGGGCCTCGAAGAAAAAACCGAACATCCCACCCATCTCGAAATGCAAGGCAGCCTCACCAACACCACCCATCACGAAACCATTCCGACCACCTGGCTCTACCCCAAACAAGGCAGCCAGCGAGTCATCCTCTGGCTCGACAACGACGGCCGCAATTCCCTTCGCGAGGCCAATGGCAAACTCAAACCCACCGTCCAAACCTTGCTCGACCAAGGCAACATCATCCTCAGTGCCGACCTCCGCCTCCAGCCTCAAACGCCTCAACAAACTCCTATCGTCGACAACCCTCGCCAATTCGCTGGCTACACCCACGGCTACAATCCCGCCCTCTTCGCCCAACGCACCCACGATCTCCTCACCCTCACCACCTTCCTGCAGAACAGCAAAGTCGGCAACCATCCGAACCCCAACCGCATCGACGTCATTGCCCTCGGCGAAACCGGACCCATCGCCATCGCCGCCCGCGCTCTCACCGGCAATGCCATCAATCACCTCGCCGCCCAAACCAACGGCTTCCGTTTCTCCCAGATCCTCGACTATCGCCACCCCCAATTCCTCCCCGGTGCCGCCAAATACCTCGACCTTCCCGGCCTCATCGCCCTCAACGCCCCGCACCCGATCCTTCTCATCGGCGAATCCGATTTCAAAGATGTCGTCGCTGCTCCATCCCTCACCCAATTGCCCTCAGACTCCCCAGCGGAAACTGCCATCGTCCACTGGCTCCAAAAATCCGACGCCTCCGCAAGGTAAATGGAAGCAGACAACTGCCGCGCATGGCTTGCGCCCATGAATGAGGCGCAGCAGCACCCTGACCGCTCGGCGCGACCCTCAGTTCTGAATGCCAGCATTGGTCCGGTGCGGATTGCCGATGGGAAATGAGTTTTTGAAAGAATAACAAAAGGTTGAGATGGATGGCTTCGTTTCCCGGGGATGCGCTTCTGGAGAATTCTGATGTTGACGGGTGTTGGTCTGGCCGCTTTTGCCGTGCCGAACTTGCGGGCGGAGGAGCGTCCGAATTTTGTGGTGATCCTTTGTGATGACCTCGGTTGGGGAGACTTGGCTAGTTATGGGCATCCGCATATCAAGACACCGAATCTCGACCGGCTGGCGGTGGAAGGGATGCGGTTGACCAGTTTCTACTCGGCGGCTCCGGTGTGTTCGCCTTCGCGGGTGGGGTTGTTGACGGGGAGGAATCCGAACCGGGCGGGGGTTTATGATTGGATTCCGCATGTGGAACAGCGCAATCAGTCGGGCAAGGCGAGCCGTGCATTGGTGCACATGCGCAAAGAAGAGGTGACGTTGCCGCAGGTGCTGCAGAAAGCGGGGTATGCGACGGCGCTGTCGGGCAAGTGGCATTGCAATGCGGACTTCAATACGGCGGGACAGCCACAGCCTGGGGAGGCGGGCTTTGATCACTGGTTTGCGACCCAGAACAATGCGGCGCCTTCGCACGAGAATCCGGTGAATTATGTGCGCAATGGCAACGAGGTGGGGCCGCTGGAGGGATATAGCTGTCAGTTGGCGGCGCGTGAGGCGATTGATTGGATCGAGGCTTTGCCGAAGGAAAAACCGTTCTTTTTGTATCTGGCGTTCCATGAGCCGCATGAGCCGGTGGCGTCTCCGCCGGAGTTGGTGAAAGGATATGAGGGGATTGCGCGCAACGAGGACGAGGCAGAGTATTTTGCCAATGTCGAGAACATGGACCGGGCGGTGGGCGAGCTGATGGCGACGCTGGACCGGTTGAAGCTGGCGGAGAATACGGTGGTGGTGTTTAGCAGTGACAACGGGCCGGAGACATTGAACCGGTATCGGGCTTCCAACCGTTCTTACGGAACGCCGGGGCCATTGCGGGGAATGAAGTTGTGGACGACGGAGGCGGGTTGCCGGGTGCCGGGGATCGTGCGCTGGCCGGCGAAGATCAAGCCGGGGCAGGTGAGCGATGAGGCGGTGAGTTCCTTGGATTTTCTGCCGAGCTTTGCCTCGCTGGCGGGGGCGTCGTTGCCGGAGGGGCTGGCATTGGACGGGGCGGACATGATGGCGGCTTTAAACGGAGGCAAGGTGGCGCGGGAGAAGCCGTTGTTCTGGATCTACTTCAATGCGCTCAACGAGCAGCGGGTGGCGATGCGGGAGGGGGACTGGAAGATTCTGGCGAAGCTGAATGGCGGAAAGTTGCCGACAGTGAGCAACGTTACGGAGGGTTCGGCAGCGAAGGTGCGGCAGGCGGTGTTGACGGATTTTTCGCTGTTTGAGATTGCGAAGGACCAGGGAGAGGAGCGGGATCTGGCGCAGGAGCAGCCGGACAAATTGAAGGAGATGCAGGGTAAACTTGAGGCGGCTTACCGGGAGTTGACGGGGTCGATGTTTGTGTGGCCGGATGTGGATTGAGTTATCAGTTATTGGAGGTTCTATTTATGATGAAGTGGCTGGTTTGGCTTTTGATGGGTGGATTGGTCACTGGCGTGGAGGCGCAGGAGCGTCCGAATGTGGTGGTGATTCTTGTGGATGACATGGGGTTTTCGGATGTGGGATGTTACGGCGGGGAGA
The Phragmitibacter flavus genome window above contains:
- a CDS encoding SDR family NAD(P)-dependent oxidoreductase, with the translated sequence MSSSLPLAGRVAFVSGTSRGLGQRFALTLAEAGADIVCTSRTLDSLRDVQEKIVGMGRRCLGVELDVRSLDSIVAAMQETKAFYGKLDILVCNAGCNVRKPAVDVTWDDWNLILDTNLRGSFFLAQQAAKELMIDAGYGRVILIGSVTCVSGYAGLAPYGASRGGVKQLAMSLADDWGIHGITVNVLAPGWFKTAQNAVLYENQEWVEYLSDRIPVKRPGAVNDLDGPLLFLASEESRYVTAQTLLVDGGISGGATKAMVVKK
- a CDS encoding gamma carbonic anhydrase family protein translates to MKRFLLPEHAPEIDASAFVAKGAVVVGSVKIGARASVWFGCVLRGDINHIEIGPESNVQDGTIVHVSDDFAAVVGARVSIGHRAIIHACTIGDETLVGMGAIVMDGAVIGARCVIAAGALVTKGMVVPDGSLVMGAPAKVVRALSEEEQERNVALAAKYVESSGRFKELGYEI
- a CDS encoding sulfatase-like hydrolase/transferase, with translation MRFWRILMLTGVGLAAFAVPNLRAEERPNFVVILCDDLGWGDLASYGHPHIKTPNLDRLAVEGMRLTSFYSAAPVCSPSRVGLLTGRNPNRAGVYDWIPHVEQRNQSGKASRALVHMRKEEVTLPQVLQKAGYATALSGKWHCNADFNTAGQPQPGEAGFDHWFATQNNAAPSHENPVNYVRNGNEVGPLEGYSCQLAAREAIDWIEALPKEKPFFLYLAFHEPHEPVASPPELVKGYEGIARNEDEAEYFANVENMDRAVGELMATLDRLKLAENTVVVFSSDNGPETLNRYRASNRSYGTPGPLRGMKLWTTEAGCRVPGIVRWPAKIKPGQVSDEAVSSLDFLPSFASLAGASLPEGLALDGADMMAALNGGKVAREKPLFWIYFNALNEQRVAMREGDWKILAKLNGGKLPTVSNVTEGSAAKVRQAVLTDFSLFEIAKDQGEERDLAQEQPDKLKEMQGKLEAAYRELTGSMFVWPDVD
- a CDS encoding alpha/beta hydrolase family protein, coding for MQTEKNPSRRRVYTPLPASSSYSYSYSSSLMQTFRLLFPLALLFLHIPIPLPAQDLPAQDLKDLKGYFPFNPPTSLTAWEPRKTYVRRQILVSQGLWPLPTKTPLNPVIHSPIDCGTYTIEKVYFQSAPGLFVTGNLYRPKNPRGKVPGILFAHGHRKDARFDLEPELTVRKNIAIGAERFTRGGQSTFQSLCHQLASMGCVVWQWDMLSDSDAQQFSEEIVHKFAKQRPEMNTVENWGLYSPQAEAHLQNIMGIQTWNAIRSLDFLLTLPEVDPTRTAITGASGGGTQTMLLAAIDDRIQLSFPVVMVSTAMQGGCTCENASLLRINTGNVEFAALFAPKPQGMNSADDWTKEMATKGFPELQKLYQLYNAPKDHLLLQRGEIFPHAYNAVSRSAFYTFLNHHFKLGFESPIIETDFEPLTREQLTVWNAEHPAPKSNGTDFERTLLRWFDDDAQKQLQHPQALKQIIAPALEVMIGRTYAQAGEVTWGLEEKTEHPTHLEMQGSLTNTTHHETIPTTWLYPKQGSQRVILWLDNDGRNSLREANGKLKPTVQTLLDQGNIILSADLRLQPQTPQQTPIVDNPRQFAGYTHGYNPALFAQRTHDLLTLTTFLQNSKVGNHPNPNRIDVIALGETGPIAIAARALTGNAINHLAAQTNGFRFSQILDYRHPQFLPGAAKYLDLPGLIALNAPHPILLIGESDFKDVVAAPSLTQLPSDSPAETAIVHWLQKSDASAR
- a CDS encoding bifunctional nuclease family protein — encoded protein: MNKDVVAVKLRNVLAMDQGHAVFLGNEEKTFVIFVDESVGKAISMSMRGRVQERPMTHDLVGHMMMAFGAKIDRVIINALDGGVYYARIILSAENEVQQRKVVELDARPSDSIALAVAQNAPIFVAREVWEAVDDVGDALEDIQKRGPEDEE
- a CDS encoding HU family DNA-binding protein, producing MNKAELTEAIQKILGGDTSKRAAGEALDAVLKAIAKGVKTSPVQLIGFGTFKVAKRAARTGRNPKTKQPMKIKASKTVRFVPSSKLKATL